The Zalophus californianus isolate mZalCal1 chromosome 8, mZalCal1.pri.v2, whole genome shotgun sequence genome has a segment encoding these proteins:
- the LOC113937309 gene encoding 28S ribosomal protein S36, mitochondrial, with the protein MMGSKMASASRVVQVVKPHTPLIRFPDRRDNPKPNVSEVLRSAGLPSHSSSISQHSKGSKSPDLLVHQGPPDTAEIIKTLPQKYRRKLVSQEEIEFIQRGGPE; encoded by the coding sequence ATGATGGGCAGTAAGATGGCGTCTGCCAGCCGGGTCGTTCAGGTAGTCAAGCCACATACTCCATTAATAAGGTTCCCTGACAGAAGAGACAATCCTAAACCTAACGTATCAGAAGTTTTGAGATCAGCAGGACTACCGTCTCACTCTTCTTCAATTTCACAGCATTCTAAGGGAAGTAAATCCCCAGATTTGCTGGTGCATCAGGGTCCACCAGACactgcagaaataataaaaacattacctCAGAAATACAGAAGGAAACTTGTATCTcaagaagaaattgaatttatccAACGTGGAGGTCCAGAATAA